From Staphylococcus delphini, one genomic window encodes:
- a CDS encoding metal-sulfur cluster assembly factor yields the protein MEEALKDSILGALENVIDPELGIDIVNLGLVYKVDLDDDGLCTVEMTLTSIGCPLGPQIVDQVKTVLAELPEIQDTEVNIVWNPPWNKDMMSRYAKIALGIS from the coding sequence ATGGAAGAGGCACTGAAAGATAGTATTTTAGGCGCGCTTGAAAATGTCATTGACCCTGAGTTAGGGATTGATATTGTCAATTTAGGGCTTGTTTATAAAGTTGATTTAGATGATGATGGTTTATGTACTGTAGAAATGACACTGACTTCAATTGGTTGTCCATTAGGACCGCAAATTGTTGACCAAGTGAAAACAGTATTAGCAGAACTTCCAGAAATTCAAGATACCGAAGTGAACATCGTTTGGAATCCACCATGGAATAAAGATATGATGTCACGTTATGCTAAAATTGCGTTAGGTATCAGCTAA
- a CDS encoding acyltransferase family protein, whose amino-acid sequence MFVWNFNQRDRKPISPRYMPGLDGIRAVAVIAIIIYHLNPQWLWGGFLGVDTFFVISGYLITSLLLTEYHNTGKIELTSFWLRRVKRLIPAVLFLVMGVLVLTLIFMPTEIEKVRADSIAAIFYVSNWWYIMQNVDYFEQFAVQPLKHLWSLAIEEQFYLVFPIVLLSLLSFIRRLKSIRIIFLILLVISMITMMVLYVPNENVARVYFGTDTRIQTLLMGVLLALVWPPFQLKAKVNRKMRMMIDTAGVVGLAILFICFKFVSETNSILYYGGFFLISAVTLLVIASSVHPSGYFAKFLGNKVFTFIGSRSYSLYLWHYPIIVLIHHQFVQGQIPPLVYVVEILLMVLMAEFSYKFIEQPFRKEGFNIFAFHHLKNWRSQKVLRTWLVLILLIPTLLVMVGVFNRFAQNNSAQVTEVNTEEIDKLITQPLPLPQLEIDGFVVKGNKQKYASWKPLLIGDSVMVDIGDYFKSFVPKADINGKVGRQLVEATSLAKQQYQSYRDKNDIVVLELGTNGDFTDEQLNSLLEQFGKADIYLVNTRVPRSYESHVNQVLAKAAKKRANVTLVDWYSRSENHTEYFAPDGIHLEPPGVRALTNSIIQAIEKNHSTKKKNK is encoded by the coding sequence ATGTTTGTGTGGAACTTTAATCAACGAGACAGAAAACCTATCAGTCCGCGATACATGCCTGGGTTAGACGGTATTAGAGCGGTGGCAGTTATCGCAATCATTATCTATCATCTCAATCCGCAATGGTTGTGGGGTGGCTTTCTAGGGGTAGATACATTTTTTGTGATTTCTGGTTATTTAATTACGAGTTTGTTATTAACAGAGTATCATAATACGGGAAAAATTGAATTGACATCATTTTGGCTAAGACGTGTGAAACGACTGATTCCTGCAGTGCTCTTTTTAGTCATGGGTGTACTTGTGCTGACCTTAATTTTCATGCCTACAGAAATTGAAAAAGTACGTGCGGATAGTATTGCGGCAATATTTTATGTGTCGAATTGGTGGTACATCATGCAAAATGTCGATTACTTTGAACAATTTGCAGTACAACCATTAAAACATTTATGGTCGTTAGCAATAGAAGAGCAATTTTATCTCGTGTTTCCGATTGTATTACTCAGTTTGTTAAGCTTTATACGTCGTCTGAAATCAATACGTATCATATTTTTAATCTTACTCGTCATCTCCATGATCACGATGATGGTGTTATATGTACCGAACGAAAATGTGGCACGTGTTTATTTTGGGACTGACACACGGATCCAAACATTATTGATGGGGGTATTACTTGCCCTTGTTTGGCCACCATTTCAATTAAAAGCGAAAGTGAACCGCAAGATGCGCATGATGATTGATACTGCGGGTGTCGTCGGCTTGGCGATTTTGTTCATTTGTTTCAAGTTCGTATCTGAGACGAATAGTATTCTTTATTACGGTGGATTTTTTCTCATTTCAGCTGTCACATTATTAGTTATCGCGAGCAGTGTGCATCCTTCAGGGTATTTTGCGAAGTTTTTAGGCAACAAAGTTTTTACCTTTATAGGGAGTCGTTCATATAGTTTGTATTTATGGCATTATCCGATTATTGTGTTAATTCACCATCAGTTCGTGCAAGGTCAAATTCCACCTTTAGTTTATGTCGTTGAAATTTTATTGATGGTACTCATGGCGGAGTTTTCTTACAAATTTATCGAACAGCCATTTAGAAAAGAAGGCTTTAACATTTTCGCCTTTCATCATTTAAAAAATTGGCGTTCACAAAAGGTTTTGCGGACATGGTTAGTGCTTATTTTACTTATTCCAACGTTACTCGTGATGGTGGGGGTCTTTAACCGTTTCGCCCAAAATAATAGTGCGCAAGTAACAGAAGTGAATACCGAAGAAATTGATAAACTGATTACCCAGCCACTGCCGTTACCACAACTTGAAATTGATGGCTTTGTCGTCAAAGGGAATAAGCAAAAATATGCATCATGGAAACCGTTATTGATTGGTGATTCCGTGATGGTAGACATTGGTGATTACTTTAAATCATTTGTGCCTAAAGCAGACATTAACGGTAAAGTTGGACGTCAATTGGTCGAAGCCACTTCTCTTGCTAAACAACAGTATCAAAGCTATCGTGATAAAAATGACATTGTCGTCCTTGAATTAGGGACAAATGGTGATTTTACAGATGAACAGTTGAACAGTTTGCTAGAACAATTTGGCAAGGCCGATATTTATCTCGTCAATACACGCGTTCCACGTTCTTATGAATCACATGTGAATCAAGTATTAGCGAAAGCCGCGAAAAAACGAGCGAATGTGACGTTAGTCGATTGGTATAGTCGTTCTGAAAATCATACAGAATATTTTGCGCCGGACGGTATTCATTTAGAGCCACCAGGTGTACGCGCATTAACGAACAGTATTATTCAAGCGATCGAAAAAAATCACAGTACGAAGAAAAAGAATAAGTAA